A stretch of Desulfitobacterium dichloroeliminans LMG P-21439 DNA encodes these proteins:
- a CDS encoding MBL fold metallo-hydrolase: MKLSINKVNLYIFRGKVPTMIDTGTNDPEVYQAIQEALKELGIPRLEQVLLTHWHVDHAGGAESLRRDGARILSGTRDYEEWVNFSSGKSFKIYEAYADKVWGVPPEQLAIILEYNKRLTFFSTLPEGVEKIDVGAVIQAGNYTLKTISTPGHTAGHLSYYEEDLGLLFTGDSLLPDVVPYPGAWLENGELVSGLPSYLHALERIEALGARAYLPAHGLARKSPESRCQEIRNQILRQVESYVPGESIFTKALSLSKGKFDPMTAFIHMHYVYGWESLKLNLPRQSN; this comes from the coding sequence GTGAAGTTAAGCATCAACAAGGTAAATCTCTATATTTTCCGCGGTAAGGTTCCGACCATGATTGATACAGGAACGAATGATCCTGAAGTATACCAAGCGATTCAAGAAGCGCTCAAGGAATTAGGCATCCCACGTCTCGAACAAGTACTCCTGACCCATTGGCATGTGGACCATGCGGGGGGAGCGGAAAGCCTAAGAAGAGATGGGGCACGTATTCTCAGCGGTACGCGGGATTATGAAGAATGGGTTAACTTTAGTAGTGGCAAGAGCTTTAAAATCTATGAAGCTTATGCAGATAAGGTCTGGGGAGTACCTCCAGAGCAGTTGGCGATAATCTTAGAATACAATAAAAGACTAACCTTTTTTTCAACCCTGCCGGAGGGAGTCGAAAAGATCGACGTTGGTGCTGTTATCCAGGCCGGTAATTACACCCTTAAAACTATATCTACACCGGGCCATACCGCAGGGCACCTTTCCTACTACGAAGAAGACTTGGGATTGCTCTTTACAGGAGATTCTCTTCTACCTGATGTGGTCCCTTATCCGGGAGCATGGCTGGAGAATGGTGAATTAGTCAGTGGCTTACCTAGTTATCTTCATGCTTTGGAACGGATAGAAGCTCTCGGGGCAAGAGCCTACTTGCCGGCCCATGGCCTGGCTCGGAAATCTCCGGAATCCCGTTGCCAAGAGATTCGCAATCAAATACTCAGGCAGGTCGAAAGTTATGTTCCCGGTGAATCCATTTTTACCAAAGCTCTGAGCTTAAGCAAAGGCAAATTCGACCCCATGACGGCTTTTATCCATATGCATTATGTGTATGGTTGGGAATCCTTAAAACTTAATCTTCCTAGACAGTCAAATTAG
- a CDS encoding heterodisulfide reductase-related iron-sulfur binding cluster, with translation MSPTREIYWNIEGHLIMYFFAVIMLVIFAYGIIRRYRLWKMGQPENRWKDGWQGIKNVFVYGFGHKRILKDIAPGVMHLAVLVGFIFLFFATAIITLQADFGINIFQGALYVFIKITTNLFGLLAIIGVVYLYYRRYIKRPDKLDNTQDDLIALSLIFIILVTGFFVQGFRMASEHDPWAIYGFAGYWMIEPLQVMFSQDQLLAMHKYTWWFHMLIAFSFIAYLPYSKLFHIVLGPVNQFLRKGGPVGVPELIDFEDESQETFGLSEFKQLSWKAIFNSDVCIRCGRCQENCPAYVSGKHLNPKQIIQDIKVRAEEEYEVAMASGEAATTVDGTAALEIAPGRALIGEVIQEQDLWDCTTCRSCEQQCPVFVEHVDKTVEMRRNLVLMESRFPSEAQLAFRNMENNGNPWGIGWNKREEFLKGLEVPTLTENPDAEILYWPGCSGAFDARNQKISAALVKLLRAANVNFAILGNEEKCCGDSARKLGNEFLYQTLAAENIEVMNGYGVKRIITQCPHCFQTLSKDYPQLGGKFEVVHHTTYLKELMDSGRLRLSDGENLNDGESRGEELQLRMTYHDSCYLGRYNKIYSEPREILKRAGMKVIEMKRTKEKSFCCGAGGGRMWLEEHGGERINELRTEEALATGAEIVGTACPFCLTMINDGLNAKEEAAAKTKAFDIAEILAQRI, from the coding sequence ATGTCCCCTACTCGGGAGATTTATTGGAATATTGAAGGCCATCTCATTATGTATTTTTTTGCAGTAATCATGCTAGTAATCTTTGCTTATGGGATTATTCGACGATACCGTCTTTGGAAGATGGGGCAGCCGGAGAACCGCTGGAAAGATGGCTGGCAAGGGATAAAGAATGTTTTTGTTTATGGCTTTGGCCACAAACGGATTCTGAAAGACATTGCTCCGGGAGTGATGCACCTAGCGGTCCTTGTAGGGTTCATTTTTCTCTTCTTTGCCACAGCCATTATTACCTTGCAAGCAGACTTTGGGATTAATATTTTCCAAGGGGCTTTGTATGTCTTTATTAAGATAACGACGAACCTCTTTGGTCTGCTAGCAATAATCGGGGTTGTCTATCTTTATTACCGACGTTATATCAAACGCCCTGATAAACTGGATAACACACAAGATGATCTCATAGCACTCAGCCTAATTTTCATCATCTTAGTGACTGGCTTCTTTGTTCAAGGATTCCGAATGGCCAGCGAGCACGACCCTTGGGCCATTTATGGATTCGCAGGCTACTGGATGATTGAACCCCTCCAAGTCATGTTTAGCCAAGATCAGCTGCTGGCTATGCACAAGTACACCTGGTGGTTTCACATGCTTATAGCCTTTTCCTTCATCGCCTATCTGCCCTATTCTAAGCTTTTCCACATTGTTTTGGGACCTGTTAATCAATTCCTTCGTAAGGGTGGGCCAGTCGGTGTTCCGGAGCTTATCGATTTTGAAGACGAATCCCAAGAGACCTTCGGCTTAAGTGAATTCAAGCAACTCTCTTGGAAAGCCATCTTCAACTCGGATGTCTGTATTCGCTGCGGACGCTGCCAAGAGAATTGCCCTGCTTATGTCAGTGGGAAACATCTCAATCCCAAGCAAATCATCCAAGATATTAAGGTGAGAGCCGAAGAGGAGTATGAAGTGGCAATGGCTTCAGGTGAAGCTGCGACTACTGTTGATGGGACCGCAGCACTGGAAATAGCACCTGGACGCGCATTGATAGGAGAAGTAATCCAGGAGCAAGATCTTTGGGACTGTACCACCTGCCGATCTTGCGAACAGCAATGTCCTGTTTTTGTGGAGCATGTGGATAAAACCGTGGAGATGAGAAGAAATCTTGTGCTCATGGAATCCCGTTTCCCCAGTGAAGCCCAACTTGCCTTCCGCAACATGGAGAACAATGGCAACCCTTGGGGTATCGGTTGGAACAAACGGGAAGAATTCCTGAAGGGATTGGAGGTCCCGACACTTACAGAGAATCCTGATGCGGAAATTCTCTACTGGCCAGGTTGCTCCGGGGCCTTTGATGCCCGCAACCAAAAGATTTCGGCTGCTTTGGTCAAATTGCTTCGGGCCGCCAATGTAAATTTTGCCATTCTTGGCAATGAGGAAAAATGCTGCGGCGACTCAGCCCGCAAGCTAGGTAATGAATTTCTCTATCAAACCTTGGCTGCTGAGAATATTGAAGTCATGAATGGATATGGGGTAAAAAGGATCATTACCCAATGTCCTCACTGCTTTCAAACTCTCAGCAAGGATTACCCACAATTAGGTGGAAAGTTTGAGGTTGTCCATCATACAACCTATCTCAAAGAGCTTATGGATAGCGGTAGACTTAGGCTTAGTGACGGGGAGAATCTTAATGATGGGGAAAGTAGGGGAGAAGAACTCCAGCTCCGGATGACCTATCATGATTCTTGCTACTTAGGACGCTATAATAAGATCTACAGCGAACCGCGGGAAATCCTCAAGAGAGCTGGCATGAAGGTTATCGAAATGAAAAGGACTAAGGAGAAAAGCTTTTGTTGCGGTGCCGGTGGCGGTCGTATGTGGTTGGAAGAGCATGGGGGAGAGCGCATTAATGAGCTGCGCACGGAGGAAGCTCTGGCTACGGGAGCTGAGATCGTCGGTACGGCCTGCCCCTTCTGTCTAACCATGATTAATGACGGCCTCAATGCCAAGGAAGAAGCCGCTGCCAAGACCAAAGCCTTCGATATAGCGGAAATTCTAGCCCAAAGGATCTAG
- a CDS encoding acetyl-CoA hydrolase/transferase family protein, translated as MSTWVKEYGKKLCTPDQAVGVVKSGDWIIYSYAANTLPVLDMALAKRTPELKDIQLLAGVSMRPHAIVKADPRGEHFTWDCVHFSAIDRKYYEMGRAFYVPLRYSEVPRYILENLSHVDVLMVQVSPMDQHGNFNLGPTISHYRASADRAKTVIVEVNEDMPIAHGGYGNYLHVSEVDYIVEGGHTGMPQIPTTPITSVDRQIAQYVLEDLRDGDCIQLGIGAMPNALGQMIAESDLKDLGVHTEMLVDSYVDMWNAGRISCRKKQIDRGRMVYTFAGGTQKLYDFIDNNPQVAGYPVDYTNDRYIASRNDNLVSINNALEIDLSGQVCSETIGPRMISGAGGQLDFVDAAYNSKGGRSFICMESTFTCAEGKQHSRIRPLLTEGAVVTDTRPMVQYVATEYGKVNLKGATTWQRAERLINLAHPDFREELIKEAEKLRIWRRSNK; from the coding sequence ATGTCCACATGGGTCAAAGAATACGGTAAGAAATTATGCACTCCGGATCAAGCAGTCGGAGTAGTCAAGAGTGGAGATTGGATCATTTACTCCTATGCTGCTAATACCTTGCCCGTACTCGATATGGCATTAGCCAAGCGGACTCCCGAACTCAAAGATATCCAGCTCTTAGCCGGAGTGAGCATGCGACCTCATGCCATAGTCAAGGCAGATCCTCGCGGTGAGCATTTTACCTGGGACTGTGTGCACTTTAGCGCCATTGACCGCAAATATTATGAAATGGGTCGGGCCTTCTATGTTCCCTTAAGGTATTCGGAAGTACCGCGCTATATCCTGGAAAACCTCAGCCACGTTGACGTTCTTATGGTTCAAGTAAGTCCCATGGATCAGCATGGGAACTTTAACCTGGGACCCACGATTTCCCACTATCGAGCCTCCGCTGATAGAGCCAAGACAGTGATTGTCGAAGTAAACGAAGATATGCCCATTGCCCATGGTGGATATGGCAACTACCTTCATGTTTCCGAAGTCGACTACATCGTCGAAGGTGGCCACACTGGAATGCCACAAATCCCCACAACTCCAATTACCAGTGTCGATCGTCAAATAGCCCAATATGTTCTCGAAGATCTCCGCGACGGGGATTGCATCCAATTAGGAATAGGGGCTATGCCCAATGCGCTGGGTCAAATGATTGCTGAGTCCGACTTAAAAGACCTCGGGGTGCACACCGAGATGTTAGTGGACAGCTATGTAGATATGTGGAATGCCGGTCGCATTTCCTGCCGTAAAAAACAAATTGACCGGGGACGAATGGTCTATACCTTCGCCGGCGGGACTCAAAAGCTCTACGATTTTATCGATAACAATCCACAAGTGGCAGGTTATCCTGTGGACTATACCAACGACCGCTATATTGCCAGCCGTAACGATAATTTAGTCTCGATTAATAATGCTTTAGAAATCGACCTCTCCGGGCAAGTGTGCTCAGAAACCATCGGACCGCGCATGATCAGCGGCGCTGGGGGACAATTGGACTTTGTCGATGCGGCCTATAACTCCAAAGGTGGGCGCAGCTTTATTTGTATGGAATCCACTTTTACTTGTGCAGAAGGAAAACAGCACTCGCGAATCCGTCCTCTCTTGACGGAAGGTGCAGTGGTCACAGATACCCGCCCCATGGTGCAATACGTGGCTACCGAATACGGTAAAGTTAACTTAAAAGGGGCCACCACCTGGCAACGAGCCGAGCGACTCATCAATTTGGCTCACCCCGATTTCCGAGAAGAGCTTATCAAAGAAGCCGAAAAGCTACGGATTTGGAGAAGGTCCAATAAATAA
- a CDS encoding acyl-CoA dehydrogenase family protein, which produces MELELALKGGGFLLAEITPDQVVTPEELNEDHLQLKKMTRSFVENEIAPKIEALEEQEDGLMRSFMAQAGELGLLGLEVPEEFGGMSMDKCSAVVVGEEVPRGASFAVAFAAHTGIGTLPIVYFGSPEQKAKYLPGLASGETIAAYCLTEPGSGSDALGAKATAVLNAEGTHYILNGTKQFITNAGFADIFLVYAKVDGKLTNFIVERTMHGVSFGPEEKKMGIKGSSTRQVILEDVPVPVENVVGELGRGHVVAFNILNVGRFKLAAAAIGSAQLALEITLKYAEERKQFGVPLSSFGAIQTKFAEIATRTYLAESVVYRTAGLMEEACKDLDVTGDCRKEAGKALEEHAVECSLNKVIASEVLDLAVDEGVQVHGGYGFIAEYPIERMYRDSRINRLFEGTNEINRLLVPGTLLKRAISGELPLLAAAKNVSKDLMSASLGSEGEGLDALLDMTQKAKKLCLMASGIAAQNLGMELKDNQYVLLGLAEMVLQVYAMESGVLRALKVQGMDVTDDHKLFVEKAATLGAYSAMNIIEQHAKEVIGAAEQGDSLSTVLAGIRKLVRRPNVDMIGLRQEIAKLVVEKGKYPIR; this is translated from the coding sequence ATGGAATTAGAACTAGCCCTCAAAGGCGGCGGCTTCCTACTCGCCGAAATAACTCCCGACCAAGTAGTTACTCCCGAGGAATTAAACGAGGATCATCTCCAGCTCAAGAAAATGACCCGCAGCTTCGTAGAAAATGAAATTGCTCCCAAGATCGAAGCTCTTGAGGAGCAAGAAGACGGACTCATGCGCAGTTTTATGGCCCAAGCGGGTGAGCTAGGACTTCTCGGCTTAGAGGTGCCTGAGGAATTCGGCGGCATGAGCATGGATAAATGCTCTGCTGTGGTGGTCGGTGAAGAAGTTCCTCGCGGAGCTTCCTTCGCCGTAGCCTTCGCAGCTCATACCGGAATTGGTACCCTTCCTATCGTTTACTTTGGCAGCCCGGAGCAAAAGGCTAAATATCTTCCCGGCCTCGCCTCCGGAGAGACCATCGCAGCGTACTGTCTTACTGAGCCCGGTTCCGGTTCGGACGCTCTCGGTGCCAAGGCCACAGCAGTTCTTAATGCTGAAGGTACTCATTATATCCTCAACGGAACCAAGCAATTTATTACCAACGCGGGCTTCGCAGATATTTTCCTTGTCTATGCGAAAGTTGATGGCAAGCTCACCAACTTTATTGTGGAGCGGACCATGCACGGGGTTTCCTTCGGTCCGGAAGAAAAAAAGATGGGCATTAAAGGTTCCTCCACCCGTCAAGTCATCCTTGAAGATGTTCCAGTGCCGGTAGAGAATGTCGTGGGGGAATTAGGTCGCGGGCACGTGGTTGCTTTTAATATCCTGAACGTTGGACGCTTCAAACTGGCTGCCGCGGCCATCGGCAGTGCTCAGTTGGCTTTAGAAATTACCCTTAAATACGCCGAGGAGCGTAAGCAGTTTGGTGTTCCCTTAAGCTCCTTCGGGGCCATTCAAACGAAATTCGCTGAAATTGCCACCCGAACCTACCTCGCCGAGAGTGTGGTCTATCGTACTGCCGGCCTGATGGAAGAAGCATGTAAAGATCTGGATGTGACCGGAGATTGCCGTAAAGAAGCCGGTAAAGCCCTTGAAGAGCATGCTGTTGAGTGCTCCTTAAATAAAGTCATTGCTTCAGAAGTTTTGGACCTGGCTGTGGATGAAGGGGTGCAAGTCCATGGAGGATATGGCTTTATCGCGGAATATCCCATTGAGCGCATGTATCGAGATTCACGCATCAACCGTCTTTTTGAAGGAACCAACGAAATCAACCGCTTACTGGTTCCGGGAACCTTGCTCAAACGGGCTATAAGTGGTGAACTTCCTCTCCTGGCCGCAGCTAAAAATGTCAGCAAAGACCTGATGTCCGCCAGTTTAGGATCAGAGGGAGAGGGATTAGACGCCCTTCTGGATATGACCCAAAAGGCCAAGAAGCTTTGCTTAATGGCCTCTGGAATTGCCGCTCAGAATCTAGGGATGGAACTCAAAGACAATCAATATGTTCTTCTAGGTTTAGCAGAGATGGTTCTCCAAGTTTATGCTATGGAAAGCGGGGTCCTCCGAGCTCTGAAGGTCCAAGGGATGGATGTGACCGATGACCACAAGCTCTTTGTCGAAAAGGCGGCGACCCTAGGGGCCTATAGTGCCATGAACATTATCGAACAACATGCTAAAGAAGTCATTGGCGCCGCTGAACAAGGAGATTCTTTAAGCACCGTTTTGGCGGGGATACGCAAGCTTGTTCGTCGTCCTAATGTGGATATGATTGGGCTTCGTCAAGAGATCGCTAAGCTTGTGGTCGAAAAGGGTAAGTACCCGATACGTTAA
- a CDS encoding thiolase family protein, whose product MKEALIIEAKRTAIGKSGKGSLAHMRPDDLGAFVIQDVLKSAPSLNPADIDDCVIGCSFPEGEQGMNMARVMALRAGLPIEVSGLTINRFCSSGLQAISLAADRIRLGEAEAMLAGGAESMSAVPLGGGKPAPNPYMMQYHPEVYLSMGLTAENVAKKYEITREQQDEFAVASHQKAHAAQTSGRFAEEIVPVLISSGKKGEVWFSKDEGIRPEGTVESLSKLKPVFKNGGSVTAGNSSQTSDGAAITLLMSESKVQELELKPLALWRGFAVAGVEPELMGIGPIKAIPKVLKQVGLTLDQIDLFELNEAFASQSLAIIKTLGIDPTKVNPNGGAIAFGHPLGCTGAKLTAALLHEMKRRGLKYGMVTMCIGGGMGAAGVLELL is encoded by the coding sequence ATGAAAGAAGCCTTAATTATTGAAGCAAAACGTACAGCCATCGGCAAATCCGGCAAGGGTTCCTTAGCCCATATGCGACCCGACGATCTTGGGGCGTTTGTCATCCAAGATGTTTTAAAAAGTGCTCCCAGCTTAAATCCTGCTGATATTGATGATTGTGTCATCGGCTGTTCCTTCCCCGAAGGAGAACAAGGGATGAACATGGCTCGAGTCATGGCCCTGCGCGCAGGCCTCCCCATCGAAGTCTCAGGACTCACTATCAACCGCTTTTGCTCATCAGGACTCCAGGCCATCTCTTTAGCAGCAGACAGAATCCGTTTGGGTGAAGCCGAGGCAATGTTGGCCGGAGGAGCAGAAAGTATGTCTGCAGTGCCCTTGGGTGGTGGCAAACCAGCCCCCAATCCCTACATGATGCAGTATCACCCTGAAGTCTACCTTTCAATGGGACTTACCGCTGAAAACGTAGCTAAAAAATATGAGATCACCCGGGAGCAACAAGATGAGTTTGCAGTAGCTAGTCATCAAAAAGCCCACGCAGCCCAAACCAGTGGACGTTTTGCTGAGGAAATCGTGCCTGTCCTTATTTCCAGCGGTAAAAAAGGAGAAGTATGGTTTAGTAAAGATGAAGGAATCCGCCCCGAGGGCACAGTGGAATCCCTCAGCAAGCTCAAACCCGTTTTTAAAAACGGTGGCAGTGTCACGGCAGGGAACTCCTCTCAAACCAGTGACGGGGCCGCCATAACCCTCCTTATGTCTGAAAGCAAAGTGCAAGAACTCGAACTCAAGCCCCTTGCGCTCTGGCGAGGCTTCGCCGTCGCCGGTGTCGAGCCGGAACTCATGGGCATCGGGCCGATCAAAGCGATCCCCAAAGTTCTCAAGCAAGTGGGCTTAACTCTTGACCAAATCGATCTCTTCGAGCTTAACGAAGCCTTCGCCTCCCAATCCCTCGCCATCATCAAGACTCTTGGCATCGACCCCACCAAAGTCAACCCCAACGGCGGTGCCATCGCCTTCGGGCACCCCCTCGGCTGCACCGGCGCCAAACTCACTGCCGCCCTGCTCCATGAAATGAAGCGTCGCGGACTCAAATACGGCATGGTTACTATGTGTATCGGTGGCGGAATGGGCGCCGCTGGGGTCCTCGAGCTACTGTGA
- a CDS encoding 3-hydroxyacyl-CoA dehydrogenase/enoyl-CoA hydratase family protein has product MPIYKVAVLGSGVMGSTIAAHLANAGIPSLLLDIVPSSLLPEEEVAGLTLESPKVRNRISAANKTKLLKMSPAPLFVPEFADRIEVGNFDDDLPRLKEVDWVIEVVVERLDIKIDLFKKVAQAVRPGTIVTSNTSGISLKAMAEGLPEEFAKNFFGTHFFNPPRYMKLFELIPGPTTDPAVIKEMAEFAERVLGKGVVYAKDTPNFIANRIGVFGLSATMKEMLRSGLTIDEVDALTGPVMGRPKSASFRTVDMVGLDTFVHVANNVGDNVPDEKEFFIMPEFIQTMLKNGWLGDKSKQGFYKKVKTTEGKEILVLDPHTMEYVPKKKVQFACLDKAKNAGSLKEKLRTIVNGKDPGAVFAWQALKEVLLYAARLAPQIAEDITAVDDGMKLGFNWEMGPFETWDALGVKATAERIRAEGGTLPESIEKLLDEGKDSFYQKTESVDTLYYADGEYKEKVASPYSFSLKQAHKQGKKVFGNSGASLVDMGDGVACLEFHSPNNSIGGDIMNMIHKSLKEVEENYLGMVIGSQGKNFAVGANLMLIMMEAEEGNWDDLNSMVAEFQRGTMALKYAKKPVVAAPYGMALGGGAEVCLHSHAIQPAAETYMGLVELGVGLIPGGGGTKEMALRAMEGVLPGVVVAPDYFFAKRFEVVAMAQVSTSAEMARKLGFLRDSDRYSMNADHVLLDAKARVIDLARNFRPNIPQKVKAAGPGVRAFLEMALYGMKEGRFISEYDAHLGKKLAYAMTGGDALAGTLVDEQYLLDLERETFLSLAGEPKTLDRIRYMLTKNKPLRN; this is encoded by the coding sequence ATGCCCATATACAAGGTGGCGGTTTTAGGCTCAGGAGTAATGGGAAGCACCATCGCAGCCCATCTCGCCAATGCCGGGATTCCCAGTCTGTTACTAGACATCGTGCCCTCCAGCTTACTGCCCGAAGAAGAGGTGGCAGGACTGACGTTAGAGTCCCCCAAGGTGAGAAACCGTATTTCCGCGGCCAATAAAACCAAGCTGCTTAAAATGAGTCCGGCTCCCCTGTTTGTTCCGGAATTTGCTGATCGCATTGAGGTCGGGAACTTTGACGATGATTTACCCCGCTTGAAGGAAGTGGACTGGGTAATAGAAGTAGTTGTGGAACGCTTAGACATTAAAATTGACCTTTTTAAGAAGGTCGCACAAGCTGTCCGTCCCGGAACTATTGTAACCTCTAACACCTCCGGCATTTCCCTAAAAGCAATGGCGGAGGGACTTCCTGAGGAATTTGCGAAGAACTTTTTTGGAACGCACTTCTTTAACCCCCCGCGCTATATGAAGCTCTTTGAATTGATTCCGGGACCCACCACCGATCCTGCAGTCATTAAGGAAATGGCTGAATTTGCCGAGCGAGTACTGGGCAAAGGGGTCGTCTACGCCAAGGATACCCCCAACTTCATTGCCAACCGCATCGGCGTCTTCGGGTTATCCGCAACCATGAAAGAAATGTTGCGCTCCGGCTTAACCATCGATGAAGTCGATGCCTTAACCGGCCCGGTCATGGGGCGACCGAAGTCCGCCTCCTTCCGCACAGTGGATATGGTGGGTTTGGACACCTTTGTCCATGTAGCCAACAACGTCGGCGATAATGTTCCCGATGAAAAAGAATTTTTCATCATGCCGGAATTCATTCAGACCATGCTTAAGAATGGCTGGCTCGGCGACAAGAGTAAGCAAGGCTTCTATAAGAAGGTAAAAACAACTGAAGGCAAAGAGATCCTAGTTTTAGACCCCCATACCATGGAGTATGTTCCTAAGAAGAAGGTTCAATTTGCTTGCTTGGATAAAGCCAAGAATGCAGGCAGCCTTAAAGAAAAGCTGAGGACCATAGTCAACGGCAAGGATCCTGGAGCAGTTTTTGCATGGCAAGCCTTAAAGGAAGTTCTCCTCTATGCGGCTCGTTTAGCCCCCCAAATTGCCGAGGATATAACAGCCGTCGATGACGGCATGAAGCTGGGCTTCAACTGGGAAATGGGTCCCTTTGAGACTTGGGATGCCTTAGGGGTAAAAGCAACGGCTGAGCGTATCCGTGCTGAAGGGGGCACCTTACCTGAAAGCATAGAAAAACTCCTGGATGAAGGTAAAGATAGTTTTTATCAGAAGACCGAGAGCGTAGATACCCTCTACTATGCTGATGGAGAGTATAAAGAAAAAGTGGCTAGCCCCTATTCCTTCTCCCTCAAACAGGCTCATAAGCAAGGCAAAAAAGTCTTCGGCAACTCCGGTGCCAGCTTAGTTGATATGGGTGACGGAGTGGCTTGTCTGGAATTCCATTCCCCCAATAACTCCATCGGCGGAGATATCATGAACATGATCCACAAGTCTCTAAAGGAAGTGGAAGAAAACTATTTGGGTATGGTAATCGGTAGCCAAGGCAAGAATTTCGCCGTGGGCGCAAATCTCATGCTGATTATGATGGAAGCAGAAGAAGGCAACTGGGATGATTTGAATAGTATGGTTGCGGAATTCCAAAGAGGAACAATGGCCCTTAAGTACGCCAAGAAGCCTGTGGTCGCAGCCCCCTATGGCATGGCCCTCGGCGGTGGCGCTGAGGTTTGCCTTCACTCCCATGCCATCCAACCAGCTGCTGAAACCTATATGGGCCTCGTCGAGCTGGGTGTAGGGCTGATCCCCGGAGGTGGGGGGACTAAAGAAATGGCCCTGCGCGCTATGGAAGGAGTTCTCCCCGGTGTCGTTGTTGCCCCCGACTATTTCTTTGCCAAACGTTTTGAAGTGGTAGCTATGGCTCAAGTGTCCACCAGTGCAGAAATGGCAAGGAAGCTGGGCTTCCTAAGAGATAGCGATCGCTATAGCATGAATGCAGATCATGTCCTCCTTGATGCCAAAGCTCGTGTCATCGATTTAGCAAGAAACTTTCGTCCCAACATCCCCCAGAAGGTCAAGGCAGCAGGGCCCGGAGTCCGCGCTTTCCTGGAGATGGCGCTGTACGGTATGAAGGAAGGGCGTTTCATCTCCGAATATGATGCTCACTTAGGGAAAAAACTCGCTTATGCCATGACCGGTGGCGATGCCCTTGCCGGAACCTTAGTGGATGAGCAATACCTCCTCGATCTAGAAAGAGAAACATTTTTGAGCCTAGCCGGAGAACCCAAGACACTGGATCGCATTCGATATATGCTCACCAAGAACAAGCCATTAAGGAATTAG
- a CDS encoding TetR/AcrR family transcriptional regulator: MAISQEDKYEKILDAAIEAFAEVGYHSCQVAKIARMAGVADGTIYLYFKNKEDILIRLFKERMGRFIELIRSEMDSCQDTRSRLRAIVHTHLTYMENNRALATVSQIELRQPDTSLYTAIAFPLRNYFRLIEEVIEEGIKQNEIIPSFNVHVARQMIFGTIDRATTDWIFARSERSLSKDTDCMLELFSAALGLPKEENIKKKNEI; this comes from the coding sequence ATGGCTATTTCCCAAGAAGATAAATATGAAAAAATTTTGGATGCAGCAATAGAAGCATTTGCTGAGGTGGGCTATCATTCATGCCAGGTTGCCAAGATAGCTCGGATGGCGGGAGTAGCTGACGGGACGATCTACCTCTACTTTAAGAATAAAGAAGACATCCTGATACGCCTGTTTAAGGAAAGGATGGGGAGGTTTATTGAGCTCATTCGGAGCGAAATGGATTCCTGCCAGGATACACGCAGCCGCCTTAGAGCCATTGTCCATACGCATTTGACCTACATGGAGAATAATCGTGCACTAGCGACTGTATCACAAATCGAATTAAGACAACCCGACACGAGCTTATATACAGCCATTGCGTTCCCGCTGAGAAACTATTTTCGCTTGATTGAAGAAGTGATCGAAGAAGGAATAAAACAAAATGAGATCATTCCTTCATTCAATGTTCACGTAGCACGCCAGATGATTTTCGGCACCATCGATCGAGCGACTACTGATTGGATCTTTGCCCGCTCAGAACGATCCTTAAGCAAGGACACAGATTGCATGCTGGAGCTGTTCTCAGCGGCATTGGGCTTGCCTAAGGAAGAAAATATAAAGAAGAAAAACGAAATATGA